One genomic region from Colletes latitarsis isolate SP2378_abdomen chromosome 10, iyColLati1, whole genome shotgun sequence encodes:
- the Tho2 gene encoding THO complex subunit 2-like protein isoform X2, whose amino-acid sequence MAGKVWNSEIWKAWDKHGKNDFLKLIKHKFKEGNTTEWRRGLYELISNGIRGNIKRDNVVQTLGELMNIDGAIPSAIVDIFTLIDAEAHNEERNNFYYIVKEAEKFLTDRILKERLEIDTLQDVGTLKNKSFQTKFIKVKTKLYYKQRKFNLFREESEGYSKLIVELNQERPENEVPSILEIVKSLIGYFNLDPNRVLDILLETFENRPQDDALFIPLIRSYMSDQQVLCEVLGFKYCCTVNATPFSLQKVTALMLQHGVIKLDDILPWLVPDDRTIIKEHEHAMKLAKEYVRKLSIISTKDKEEVPEEKENLQDKYICNQKFGLCEALLEIGAWEVAQNLFGRLPEHSLTDQRPIALALCKMIQSLIEPVYRKHCIISPKIQGRRVPPLKSSLAPKPIENLEQIHDQLLPMLIVLGPNLHHDPVLMYKIMRLCHAAIKQCQLDSNKQPVDKNNNLYYDVLTILDVALLPSLSFMDCNCCVAEELWNILKYYPYQNRYCLYARWKNDTPLQHAALLRKRADAQKMIKSIMKRVSKETIKPVGRSIGKLTHSSPGVLFDYVLIQIQLYDNLIGPVVDSLKYLTNISYDVLGYCLVEALAGADRDRFKHDGTSISLWLQSLASFCGAIFKKYNIELTGLLQYVANQLKAQKSLDLLILKEIVQKMAGIEAAEEMTSDQLDAMAGGDLLKNEAGYFSQVRNTKKSSQRLKEALAEHDLAVALCLLMAQQKHCVVYRETDKSHLKLVGKLYDQCQDTLVQFGTFLGSTMTVDEYVERLPTIHSMLQDNHIHSDVAFFLARPMFAHAINIKYDALRKADPNYKKMSTSMKQAKYAEAAQAVMAPVAQSVRPLHPLKVWEDISPQFLVTFWSLSMYDLYVPVESYQREINKLKQLAAQSADSKDMNVSKGKKEQERYTTLIEKLQDERKKQEEHVEKVFAYLRQEKDTWFLSRSAKSAKNETITQFLQLCLFPRCTFTTVDAMYCAKFVHTIHSLKTANFSTLLCYDRLFCDITYSVTSCTENEANRYGRFLCAMLETVMRWHSEKAIFDKECSNYPGFVTKFRVSNQFSEANDMVGFENYRHVCHKWHYKITKAIVVCLDSKDYVQIRNSLIILIKILPHFPVLAKLSQILERKVEKVREEERGQRQDLHVLATSYSGQLKAKTPNMIREADFHHVGDKAGKTLDTSNSDPSEKVSDGISNKEITNGDTRMEKENKDQREKRSASNQLHHESSEKIRKKDENKESSDGKDKHIKKDEIKEDDPIDKKDRKYYKEEHYYSTGVDNLDRDLSSVSNSSASSGPTQDGSDRDAKRRKVENIQKEGRRTEGSLDKKERSSKGKIRDEQKELRKEKKLGRKRDRADESAITTEQKRRKDDERAKGAHQNGDIPEHREKHHYNKEKSPYTKERTHEREGRESRDKHRRSSDPKRR is encoded by the exons ATGGCTGGTAAAGTGTGGAATTCAGAAATATGGAAAGCATGGGATAAACATGGGAAAAATGATTT CCTCAAGTTAATCAAGCACAAATTTAAGGAAGGCAACACTACAG AATGGAGAAGAGGATTGTACGAATTAATATCGAATGGAATCCGTGGGAACATAAAAAGGGACAATGTAGTTCAGACATTAGGTGAACTGATG aATATTGATGGAGCAATACCATCTGcaattgtagatatatttacacTGATAGATGCAGAAGCACATAACGAAGAACGAAATAACTTTTATTATATTGTGAAAGAAGCAGAAAAG TTTCTAACAGATAGGATATTGAAGGAACGTTTAGAAATCGATACATTGCAAGATGTTGGAACATTAAAGAATAAGAGTTTTCAAACTAAGTTTATCAAAGTGAAAACAAAATTGTA cTATAAACAAcggaaatttaatttattcagaGAGGAGAGCGAAGGCTATTCTAAACTTATAGTGGAATTGAATCAGGAACGTCCAGAAAACGAAGTTCCATCGATACTAGAAATTGTTAAATCTCTTATTG GATATTTTAATTTAGACCCTAACAGAGTACTGGATATTCTATTAGAAACTTTCGAAAATCGACCTCAGGATGATGCACTGTTTATTCCTTTAATCCGTTCATATATGAGTGATCAGCAGGTACTCTGCGAAGTTTTAGGATTTAAATATTGTTGTACTGTCAATGCCACTCCGTTTTCATTACAAAAAGTTACTGCACTTATGTTACAACACGGTGTCATTAAGTTAGATGATATATTACCATGGCTAGTGCCAGATGATAGGACTATTATTAAAGAACATGAGCATGCTATGAAACTAGCAAAAGAATATGTCCGTAAATTGAGCATAATTTCTACTAAAGACAAAGAAGAAGTCCCAGAGGAAAAAGAAAACCTACAG GATAAATATATATGCAATCAAAAGTTCGGATTATGCGAAGCACTGTTAGAAATAGGAGCTTGGGAGGTAGCACAAAACTTATTTGGTAGGTTACCAGAACACAGTCTTACCGATCAGCGTCCTATTGCGTTAGCACTCTGCAAAATGATTCAATCCCTTATCGAACCCGTTTATCGCAA GCATTGTATCATATCGCCGAAAATACAAGGCAGAAGAGTACCTCCGTTAAAGAGCTCTCTTGCACCAAAACCGATAGAAAACCTTGAACAGATACATGATCAGTTGTTACCGATGCTCATAGTTCTTGGTCCCAATTTACACCATGATCCCGTTTTAATGTACAAAATCATGAGATTATGTCATGCGGCTATTAAACAGTGCCAGTTAGATTCGAACAAGCAACCGGTCGACAAGAATAATAATCTTTACTATGATGTACTGACTATTCTCGACGTGGCATTGTTACCCTCATTGTCTTTCATGGATTGCAACTGTTGCGTTGCAGAAGAATTGTGgaacattttaaaatattatccgtATCAAAATCGATATTGTTTATACGCTCGCTGGAAGAACGATACACCTTTACAGCACGCTGCTCTTTTACGGAAAAGAGCCGATGCACAGAAGATGATTAAATCTATTATGAAAAGAGTAAGCAAGGAAACTATTAAACCTGTAGGAAGGTCAATAGGCAAACTAACACATTCGTCGCCTGGTGTGTTATTTGATTATGTTCTTATACAAATTCAATTGTACGATAATCTCATAG GACCTGTCgtagattctctaaaatatctgaCAAACATTTCGTATGATGTACTTGGTTATTGTCTTGTGGAAGCTTTAGCAGGTGCTGATAGAGATAGATTTAAACATGATGGTACCAGCATATCTCTTTGGCTTCAATCTCTTGCTTCATTCTGTGGAGCTATattcaaaaaatataatattgaacTTACTGGTCTGTTGCAATATGTAGCTAACCAACTCAAAGCACAAAAAAG CTTAGATTTATTAATATTGAAAGAAATAGTACAAAAAATGGCAGGTATTGAAGCTGCTGAAGAAATGACTTCAGATCAATTGGACGCTATGGCAGGCGGAGATTTATTAAAAAACGAG GCTGGTTATTTCAGTCAAGTACGTAATACAAAAAAATCGTCTCAACGATTAAAAGAAGCTCTTGCTGAACATGATCTTGCTGTAGCTCTATGTCTATTAATGGCACAACAAAAACATTGTGTTGTGTACAGAGAGACAGATAAATCTCATCTTAAACTTGTTG GGAAATTGTATGATCAGTGTCAAGATACGTTAGTTCAATTTGGAACTTTCTTGGGTTCGACAATGACTGTGGACGAATACGTTGAAAGACTTCCAACCATACACTCTATGCTTCAGGACAATCATATACATTCTGATGTTGCATTTTTCCTTGCTAGACCAATGTTTGCACATGCCATTAAT ATTAAATATGATGCCCTACGTAAAGCTGACCCGAACTACAAAAAAATGTCAACCAGTATGAAACAAGCGAAATATGCAGAAGCTGCACAAGCGGTTATGGCACCCGTTGCTCAATCCGTTAGACCCTTGCATCCCTTGAAAGTATGGGAAGATATTTCGCCGCAATTTCTTGTAACATTTTGGTCATTGTCTATGTATGATTTGTACGTCCCTGTGGAAAGTTATCAGCGTGAAATTAATAAACTAAAGCAACTTGCAGCGCAAAGTGCCGATTCCAAAGACATG aatGTTAGTAAAGGGAAAAAGGAACAAGAAAGATATACTACGTTAATCGAAAAATTACAGGACGAAAGGAAGAAACAAGAAGAACACGTTGAAAAAGTGTTTGCATATCTCag ACAAGAGAAAGATACATGGTTCTTATCCCGGAGCGCTAAATCAGCGAAAAATGAAACGATAACCcaattcctacaattgtgcCTGTTTCCTCGATGTACATTTACCACTGTGGATGCCATGTATTGTGCTAAGTTTGTTCACACTATACATTCTTTAAAGACTGCAAATTTTTCAACGCTTCTTTGTTACGACAGA CTTTTCTGTGATATAACATATTCAGTTACCTCATGTACCGAGAACGAAGCAAATCGTTATGGGAGATTTTTATGCGCCATGCTTGAAACAGTAATGAGATGGCATTCTGAGAAAGCCATATTCGATAAG GAATGTAGTAATTATCCAGGATTCGTGACGAAGTTCCGAGTTAGTAATCAATTTTCCGAAGCGAACGACATGGTAGGATTTGAAAACTACAGACACGTGTGCCACAAGTGGCATTACAAAATTACTAAG GCTATAGTAGTTTGTTTGGATTCCAAGGATTATGTACAAATAAGAAAttctttaataatattaataaaaatattgccaCATTTCCCTGTATTGGCTAAACTGTCACAAATTCTTGAGCGAAAAGTGGAAAAAGTAAGAGAAGAAGAACGTGGACAACGTCAAGATTTACATGTCCTGGCTACGTCGTATAGTGGCCAATTGAAAGCCAAAACTCCAAATATGATTCGCGAAGCAGATTTTCATCATGTAGGAGACAAG GCTGGAAAGACGCTAGATACTTCAAATAGCGATCCATCGGAAAAAGTCAGTGATGGAATATCGAATAAAGAAATTACTAACGGCGACACTCGaatggaaaaagaaaataaagatcAACGAGAGAAACGAAGCGCATCGAATCAACTACATCA CGAAAGTTCTGAAAAAATCAGAAAGAAAGATGAAAATAAGGAAAGTTCAGATGGGAAGGACAAACATATAAAAAAGGATGAAATTAAAGAAGATGATCCGATAGATAAAAAGGATAGAAAATATTACAAA GAAGAACATTACTATAGCACTGGAGTAGACAATTTAGATCGAGATCTTTCTAGTGTATCAAATAGTAGTGCTAGTTCCGGACCAACTCAAGATGGATCTGATAGAG aTGCAAAAAGAAGAAAAGTTGAAAACATACAAAAG GAAGGTAGACGCACAGAAGGCAGTTTAGACAAAAAAGAACGTTCGAGTAAGGGCAAAATAAGGGATGAACAAAAAGAACtacgtaaagaaaagaaattgggACGGAAGAGG GATAGGGCAGATGAATCAGCTATCACAACTGaacaaaaaagaagaaaagatgATGAAAGAG CAAAAGGAGCACACCAAAACGGTGATATTCCGGAACACAGAGAAAAACATCACTATAACAAG GAAAAGTCACCCTACACAAAGGAACGTACTCATGAACGGGAAGGCCGTGAAAGTCGAGATAAACA TAGGCGGAGTTCGGATCCAAAACGAAGATGA
- the Tho2 gene encoding THO complex subunit 2-like protein isoform X1, translated as MAGKVWNSEIWKAWDKHGKNDFLKLIKHKFKEGNTTEWRRGLYELISNGIRGNIKRDNVVQTLGELMNIDGAIPSAIVDIFTLIDAEAHNEERNNFYYIVKEAEKFLTDRILKERLEIDTLQDVGTLKNKSFQTKFIKVKTKLYYKQRKFNLFREESEGYSKLIVELNQERPENEVPSILEIVKSLIGYFNLDPNRVLDILLETFENRPQDDALFIPLIRSYMSDQQVLCEVLGFKYCCTVNATPFSLQKVTALMLQHGVIKLDDILPWLVPDDRTIIKEHEHAMKLAKEYVRKLSIISTKDKEEVPEEKENLQDKYICNQKFGLCEALLEIGAWEVAQNLFGRLPEHSLTDQRPIALALCKMIQSLIEPVYRKHCIISPKIQGRRVPPLKSSLAPKPIENLEQIHDQLLPMLIVLGPNLHHDPVLMYKIMRLCHAAIKQCQLDSNKQPVDKNNNLYYDVLTILDVALLPSLSFMDCNCCVAEELWNILKYYPYQNRYCLYARWKNDTPLQHAALLRKRADAQKMIKSIMKRVSKETIKPVGRSIGKLTHSSPGVLFDYVLIQIQLYDNLIGPVVDSLKYLTNISYDVLGYCLVEALAGADRDRFKHDGTSISLWLQSLASFCGAIFKKYNIELTGLLQYVANQLKAQKSLDLLILKEIVQKMAGIEAAEEMTSDQLDAMAGGDLLKNEAGYFSQVRNTKKSSQRLKEALAEHDLAVALCLLMAQQKHCVVYRETDKSHLKLVGKLYDQCQDTLVQFGTFLGSTMTVDEYVERLPTIHSMLQDNHIHSDVAFFLARPMFAHAINIKYDALRKADPNYKKMSTSMKQAKYAEAAQAVMAPVAQSVRPLHPLKVWEDISPQFLVTFWSLSMYDLYVPVESYQREINKLKQLAAQSADSKDMNVSKGKKEQERYTTLIEKLQDERKKQEEHVEKVFAYLRQEKDTWFLSRSAKSAKNETITQFLQLCLFPRCTFTTVDAMYCAKFVHTIHSLKTANFSTLLCYDRLFCDITYSVTSCTENEANRYGRFLCAMLETVMRWHSEKAIFDKECSNYPGFVTKFRVSNQFSEANDMVGFENYRHVCHKWHYKITKAIVVCLDSKDYVQIRNSLIILIKILPHFPVLAKLSQILERKVEKVREEERGQRQDLHVLATSYSGQLKAKTPNMIREADFHHVGDKAGKTLDTSNSDPSEKVSDGISNKEITNGDTRMEKENKDQREKRSASNQLHHESSEKIRKKDENKESSDGKDKHIKKDEIKEDDPIDKKDRKYYKEEHYYSTGVDNLDRDLSSVSNSSASSGPTQDGSDRDAKRRKVENIQKQEGRRTEGSLDKKERSSKGKIRDEQKELRKEKKLGRKRDRADESAITTEQKRRKDDERAKGAHQNGDIPEHREKHHYNKEKSPYTKERTHEREGRESRDKHRRSSDPKRR; from the exons ATGGCTGGTAAAGTGTGGAATTCAGAAATATGGAAAGCATGGGATAAACATGGGAAAAATGATTT CCTCAAGTTAATCAAGCACAAATTTAAGGAAGGCAACACTACAG AATGGAGAAGAGGATTGTACGAATTAATATCGAATGGAATCCGTGGGAACATAAAAAGGGACAATGTAGTTCAGACATTAGGTGAACTGATG aATATTGATGGAGCAATACCATCTGcaattgtagatatatttacacTGATAGATGCAGAAGCACATAACGAAGAACGAAATAACTTTTATTATATTGTGAAAGAAGCAGAAAAG TTTCTAACAGATAGGATATTGAAGGAACGTTTAGAAATCGATACATTGCAAGATGTTGGAACATTAAAGAATAAGAGTTTTCAAACTAAGTTTATCAAAGTGAAAACAAAATTGTA cTATAAACAAcggaaatttaatttattcagaGAGGAGAGCGAAGGCTATTCTAAACTTATAGTGGAATTGAATCAGGAACGTCCAGAAAACGAAGTTCCATCGATACTAGAAATTGTTAAATCTCTTATTG GATATTTTAATTTAGACCCTAACAGAGTACTGGATATTCTATTAGAAACTTTCGAAAATCGACCTCAGGATGATGCACTGTTTATTCCTTTAATCCGTTCATATATGAGTGATCAGCAGGTACTCTGCGAAGTTTTAGGATTTAAATATTGTTGTACTGTCAATGCCACTCCGTTTTCATTACAAAAAGTTACTGCACTTATGTTACAACACGGTGTCATTAAGTTAGATGATATATTACCATGGCTAGTGCCAGATGATAGGACTATTATTAAAGAACATGAGCATGCTATGAAACTAGCAAAAGAATATGTCCGTAAATTGAGCATAATTTCTACTAAAGACAAAGAAGAAGTCCCAGAGGAAAAAGAAAACCTACAG GATAAATATATATGCAATCAAAAGTTCGGATTATGCGAAGCACTGTTAGAAATAGGAGCTTGGGAGGTAGCACAAAACTTATTTGGTAGGTTACCAGAACACAGTCTTACCGATCAGCGTCCTATTGCGTTAGCACTCTGCAAAATGATTCAATCCCTTATCGAACCCGTTTATCGCAA GCATTGTATCATATCGCCGAAAATACAAGGCAGAAGAGTACCTCCGTTAAAGAGCTCTCTTGCACCAAAACCGATAGAAAACCTTGAACAGATACATGATCAGTTGTTACCGATGCTCATAGTTCTTGGTCCCAATTTACACCATGATCCCGTTTTAATGTACAAAATCATGAGATTATGTCATGCGGCTATTAAACAGTGCCAGTTAGATTCGAACAAGCAACCGGTCGACAAGAATAATAATCTTTACTATGATGTACTGACTATTCTCGACGTGGCATTGTTACCCTCATTGTCTTTCATGGATTGCAACTGTTGCGTTGCAGAAGAATTGTGgaacattttaaaatattatccgtATCAAAATCGATATTGTTTATACGCTCGCTGGAAGAACGATACACCTTTACAGCACGCTGCTCTTTTACGGAAAAGAGCCGATGCACAGAAGATGATTAAATCTATTATGAAAAGAGTAAGCAAGGAAACTATTAAACCTGTAGGAAGGTCAATAGGCAAACTAACACATTCGTCGCCTGGTGTGTTATTTGATTATGTTCTTATACAAATTCAATTGTACGATAATCTCATAG GACCTGTCgtagattctctaaaatatctgaCAAACATTTCGTATGATGTACTTGGTTATTGTCTTGTGGAAGCTTTAGCAGGTGCTGATAGAGATAGATTTAAACATGATGGTACCAGCATATCTCTTTGGCTTCAATCTCTTGCTTCATTCTGTGGAGCTATattcaaaaaatataatattgaacTTACTGGTCTGTTGCAATATGTAGCTAACCAACTCAAAGCACAAAAAAG CTTAGATTTATTAATATTGAAAGAAATAGTACAAAAAATGGCAGGTATTGAAGCTGCTGAAGAAATGACTTCAGATCAATTGGACGCTATGGCAGGCGGAGATTTATTAAAAAACGAG GCTGGTTATTTCAGTCAAGTACGTAATACAAAAAAATCGTCTCAACGATTAAAAGAAGCTCTTGCTGAACATGATCTTGCTGTAGCTCTATGTCTATTAATGGCACAACAAAAACATTGTGTTGTGTACAGAGAGACAGATAAATCTCATCTTAAACTTGTTG GGAAATTGTATGATCAGTGTCAAGATACGTTAGTTCAATTTGGAACTTTCTTGGGTTCGACAATGACTGTGGACGAATACGTTGAAAGACTTCCAACCATACACTCTATGCTTCAGGACAATCATATACATTCTGATGTTGCATTTTTCCTTGCTAGACCAATGTTTGCACATGCCATTAAT ATTAAATATGATGCCCTACGTAAAGCTGACCCGAACTACAAAAAAATGTCAACCAGTATGAAACAAGCGAAATATGCAGAAGCTGCACAAGCGGTTATGGCACCCGTTGCTCAATCCGTTAGACCCTTGCATCCCTTGAAAGTATGGGAAGATATTTCGCCGCAATTTCTTGTAACATTTTGGTCATTGTCTATGTATGATTTGTACGTCCCTGTGGAAAGTTATCAGCGTGAAATTAATAAACTAAAGCAACTTGCAGCGCAAAGTGCCGATTCCAAAGACATG aatGTTAGTAAAGGGAAAAAGGAACAAGAAAGATATACTACGTTAATCGAAAAATTACAGGACGAAAGGAAGAAACAAGAAGAACACGTTGAAAAAGTGTTTGCATATCTCag ACAAGAGAAAGATACATGGTTCTTATCCCGGAGCGCTAAATCAGCGAAAAATGAAACGATAACCcaattcctacaattgtgcCTGTTTCCTCGATGTACATTTACCACTGTGGATGCCATGTATTGTGCTAAGTTTGTTCACACTATACATTCTTTAAAGACTGCAAATTTTTCAACGCTTCTTTGTTACGACAGA CTTTTCTGTGATATAACATATTCAGTTACCTCATGTACCGAGAACGAAGCAAATCGTTATGGGAGATTTTTATGCGCCATGCTTGAAACAGTAATGAGATGGCATTCTGAGAAAGCCATATTCGATAAG GAATGTAGTAATTATCCAGGATTCGTGACGAAGTTCCGAGTTAGTAATCAATTTTCCGAAGCGAACGACATGGTAGGATTTGAAAACTACAGACACGTGTGCCACAAGTGGCATTACAAAATTACTAAG GCTATAGTAGTTTGTTTGGATTCCAAGGATTATGTACAAATAAGAAAttctttaataatattaataaaaatattgccaCATTTCCCTGTATTGGCTAAACTGTCACAAATTCTTGAGCGAAAAGTGGAAAAAGTAAGAGAAGAAGAACGTGGACAACGTCAAGATTTACATGTCCTGGCTACGTCGTATAGTGGCCAATTGAAAGCCAAAACTCCAAATATGATTCGCGAAGCAGATTTTCATCATGTAGGAGACAAG GCTGGAAAGACGCTAGATACTTCAAATAGCGATCCATCGGAAAAAGTCAGTGATGGAATATCGAATAAAGAAATTACTAACGGCGACACTCGaatggaaaaagaaaataaagatcAACGAGAGAAACGAAGCGCATCGAATCAACTACATCA CGAAAGTTCTGAAAAAATCAGAAAGAAAGATGAAAATAAGGAAAGTTCAGATGGGAAGGACAAACATATAAAAAAGGATGAAATTAAAGAAGATGATCCGATAGATAAAAAGGATAGAAAATATTACAAA GAAGAACATTACTATAGCACTGGAGTAGACAATTTAGATCGAGATCTTTCTAGTGTATCAAATAGTAGTGCTAGTTCCGGACCAACTCAAGATGGATCTGATAGAG aTGCAAAAAGAAGAAAAGTTGAAAACATACAAAAG CAGGAAGGTAGACGCACAGAAGGCAGTTTAGACAAAAAAGAACGTTCGAGTAAGGGCAAAATAAGGGATGAACAAAAAGAACtacgtaaagaaaagaaattgggACGGAAGAGG GATAGGGCAGATGAATCAGCTATCACAACTGaacaaaaaagaagaaaagatgATGAAAGAG CAAAAGGAGCACACCAAAACGGTGATATTCCGGAACACAGAGAAAAACATCACTATAACAAG GAAAAGTCACCCTACACAAAGGAACGTACTCATGAACGGGAAGGCCGTGAAAGTCGAGATAAACA TAGGCGGAGTTCGGATCCAAAACGAAGATGA